The segment TCGATTCCCCATGACAAGACCGGCCACATGCTGGTCCATTCGATCCAAGGAACTCGCGAAGCAAAGGTGACCGTTCACGACGAAACTTACTCGGGCATTCCCGTCGAAACCTGCACGACTTGCCATGACCGCGGCAAACGGATCGGCGTGTCATTTCAAGGTTTGATGGAATCGCCGTACCACGCGCCATTTGCTGCCGACGGTGGCGATCAACCCGCACTGCATACCAAGCACTACATCGCGATGGAGCAAGACGTTCACTACCAAAAGGGAATGACTTGCCAAGATTGTCACACTTCGCTTGATGTTCACGGCGACGGTTTCTTGGCGGCGGCCAACTTGGCGTCGGTGCAAATCGAATGCAGTGACTGTCACGGAACGCCGGAAAAGTACCCCTGGGAATTGCCACTAGGTTACATGGATGAGTTCGCGATGTCACCGGCCGACGGTTCACCGCGCGGAACAGCGACTGATTCGCTTCCTCACACGAAACAAGGCTCACCTGTCGCGGTTCGCGATGGATTGCTTTTGACGGCGCGCGGCAACCCGTACGAAAATGTCGTTCGCGTCGGTGACGAGATCCTCGTTCACACCGCAGCCGGCAAAGACATCCCGATGAAGCCGCTAAAAAAACTGGTCGAAGAGAAAAGCATCAGCCAGCGCGGCATGGTGTCGATGATGGGAGTTTCAAAACACCTGGATCGGATGGAATGCTACACGTGCCACAGCAGTTGGACGCCGCAGTGCTACGGCTGTCACGTCAAAATCGATTACTCGCAGAAAGACAAGTGTCCCGAATGCAACGAATCGAAGGAAAACTTCGACTGGGTTGCGGCCGGACGAAAGCATATGGAAGCGGCCCACGCGGCTGACCCTGGCGAATCGGGTTACGACACGATCATTCCCGGCAAGATCACCGAGCAGCGGTCGTACTTGCGATGGGAAGAACCGATGATGGGCATCAACGGCGAAGGTCGCGTGACACCGCTGGCGCCGGGATGCCAACCGTCCGTGACTTTGATCGGCCAAGACGGCAAGCCAATTCTACTGAACCATATCTTCAGGACAGCACCCGGCACCGAAGGCGGCGGTGACGAAGGCCAGTTGGCGATCGACATGAGCCCAACCCAGCCACACACGACCACCAGGACGCCCGTTCATGCGAATCATGTCACGCATCCGACAAGGCGATTGGCCTAGGAATCGGCTCGACGCGTCCGTGGGATGAAGAGCACACCGTCGATCTGGAAACCGTCGACGGCAAGATCCTGCCCAAAAATACACAGCCGCAAA is part of the Rubripirellula reticaptiva genome and harbors:
- a CDS encoding cytochrome C is translated as MISAAADKLVDHFPEAAASGCMACHGDIELIREADSGMMKQIMELGPSMGDPAGCVVCHRGNPNERIDKEIAHGTFAGEAFYADPGSPWVNEQTCGQCHPTQVRVQWQSLMMTEAGKIQGVCWAFGSLTGYNHRWANYAVENPADPGARLGTDAYRAYMERLTEIEPDVFVSKHEPLPDALGYDDLDKLSDDPTLAAFTYIRQECQRCHHAVKGRQERGDFRGMGCSSCHIPYGNEGFYEGEDKSIPHDKTGHMLVHSIQGTREAKVTVHDETYSGIPVETCTTCHDRGKRIGVSFQGLMESPYHAPFAADGGDQPALHTKHYIAMEQDVHYQKGMTCQDCHTSLDVHGDGFLAAANLASVQIECSDCHGTPEKYPWELPLGYMDEFAMSPADGSPRGTATDSLPHTKQGSPVAVRDGLLLTARGNPYENVVRVGDEILVHTAAGKDIPMKPLKKLVEEKSISQRGMVSMMGVSKHLDRMECYTCHSSWTPQCYGCHVKIDYSQKDKCPECNESKENFDWVAAGRKHMEAAHAADPGESGYDTIIPGKITEQRSYLRWEEPMMGINGEGRVTPLAPGCQPSVTLIGQDGKPILLNHIFRTAPGTEGGGDEGQLAIDMSPTQPHTTTRTPVHANHVTHPTRRLA